The Ranitomeya imitator isolate aRanImi1 chromosome 8, aRanImi1.pri, whole genome shotgun sequence genome window below encodes:
- the CCDC66 gene encoding coiled-coil domain-containing protein 66 isoform X3, with product MANPSLSWLPMVGNKGRTHKTALKGKSPAQVLHVVQNNSAKAEQPVLKARSAVGGAPPGKSPANVLKDLENKHHDQNVQQTRLDAGRGKPVPKKISNVPKQRLQQKPPISAEELRESLVCLTQEQFQQILMTINQGSKPVTSDQTEEEKQETGEDLTENPAEEEADINLLSTSDQTRDMQTVSLFSTLGERERDKSVQEARKAQWRRELDEQVALKKKLKEADKDGINVRHRETYDRDSSVSQRTVSSDLLKNTPLNDDSTPDQEDLMLKTSTGTETSESSPLGRASSFSSPELPAAIRSAFVLGEAAPLDHPFSAVKRQQQKKWLEELNKQREEAAVRKMEEKQKLQESVQHDHWAMHFDSFKKPSPVAQNTVPFLQLENPQPSSEPLGGTVSLSANPHQPEQLETVKSTEEKDFQSQKAGFLRTMTSLLDPVQIEERDRKRVKQLEHQKAIAAQVEEKRRRKQLEDEQRLMEEQEEERRLAREREEMRQQYEEDSFKQKQKEEVLDQKTKELYQRMQKAQEEAQRLKQEQRMRHLLQKGHDISNLQKNTTGDTLYPEISSAASRTTDVRSDDQNITSSVMKPSTLTVTSPRRDTAVQTDDLNFVMKPYPVSHCKEMTWRHQHNASPDIPIEFKDQQRKADVQTNKSHVQRDRNDSSKENTNAYNDVYDQFARTEKQGKEHGRKPDWNKNRPPKKYIPASERYPRGLQKQREESKVRRQIELMHLVEKNSSNNLHLRKGKSPEKSPTPREEAKISPHRGDVKTRQEARKQEDRVQTIELSFKRPDSPPVPAVKNRLHHAQKRSTITPIPLVHNGNTVSIQRHVTPDLEKLESDRPPSSQFVPYVRTKEIYYLDPDAPMSRPSTHEPQHNPPGNDQESQQIFISVHAKDPLLNPNVVRNKDRQQAILRGLSELRKGLLQKQRELETGLMPDV from the exons ATGGCAAACCCAAGCTTATCTTGGCTCCCTATG GTGGGTAACAAGGGAAGGACACACAAAACAGCGCTAAAAGGAAAGAGTCCGGCTCAAGTGCTGCATGTGGTACAGAACAACAGTGCCAAAGCCGAGCAGCCGGTGCTGAAAGCCAGATCTGCCGTTGGAGGAGCGCCACCGGGCAAATCTCCTGCCAATGTACTCAAGGACCTTGAAAACAAACATCATGACCAAAATGTGCAACAAACAAGGCTGGACGCCGGCAGGGGGAAGCCCGTGCCCAAAAAGATATCTAATGTGCCAAAGCAGAGACTACAGCAGAAGCCGCCAATCTCTGCTGAGGAGCTGCGGGAGAGTCTGGTGTGTCTCACCCAGGAGCAATTCCAGCAAATCCTGATGACCATTAATCAGGGCAGCAAACCTGTGACCAGCGACCAGACAG AAGAGGAGAAACAAGAAACAGGAGAAGACCTTACAGAAAACCCAGCGGAGGAGGAGGCAGACATAAATCTTCTTTCTACCAGTGACCAGACCCGTGATAT GCAAACGGTGAGCTTGTTCAGTACCCTGGGGGAGCGGGAGAGAGACAAGAGCGTGCAGGAAGCCAGGAAAGCCCAGTGGAGGAGAGAGCTGG ATGAACAAGTTGCTTTAAAGAAGAAGTTGAAGGAGGCCGATAAGGATGGAATAAATGTCCGACATCGGGAAACTTATGACAGAGACTCTTCTGTTTCCCAGAGGACAGTCTCATCTGATCTGTTAAAA AATACACCTCTCAATGATGACAGCACCCCAGACCAAGAAGATCTCATGCTGAAGACGTCCACCGGGACAGAAACCAGCGAGTCCTCACCATTAGGACGGGCTTCAAGTTTTAGCTCCCCTGAGCTTCCTGCCGCAATCCGAAGTGCATTTGTTTTAGGG gaAGCGGCTCCACTGGACCATCCTTTTAGTGCTGTCAAACGTCAGCAGCAAAAGAAATGGTTGGAGGAACTGAACAAGCAAAGGGAGGAAGCTGCCGTGCGAAAAATGGAAGAAAAGCAAAAGCTTCAAGAG AGCGTTCAGCACGATCACTGGGCAATGCATTTTGATTCTTTTAAGAAGCCGAGTCCTGTCGCTCAGAATACGGTACCATTTCTGCAGCTTGAGAATCCTCAGCCATCATCTGAGCCGCTGGGTGGTACAGTATCTCTTTCTGCAAATCCTCACCAACCGGAACAGTTAGAAACTGTGAAATCGACTGAGGAGAAGGACTTTCAAAGCCAGAAAGCTGG GTTTCTGCGTACCATGACCTCTTTATTAGACCCTGTGCAGATTGAAGAAAGGGATCGTAAGAGAGTGAAGCAACTGGAACATCAG AAAGCCATAGCGGCTCAAGTCGAAGAAAAACGCAGGAGAAAGCAGCTGGAAGATGAACAAAGGCTAATGGAAGAACAAGAGGAGGAGAGGCGACTGGCGAGAGAACGGGAAGAAATGCGACAACAGTACGAGGAAGACTCATTTAAACAGAAGCAAAAAGAA GAGGTTCTTGACCAGAAGACGAAAGAATTGTATCAAAGAATGCAGAAGGCACAAGAAGAAGCACAGCGGCtaaagcaggagcagcggatgcgcCACCTACTGCAGAAGGGACATGATATATCTAACCTACAGAAGAATACAACTG GTGACACGCTGTATCCGGAGATCAGCAGCGCTGCAAGCCGCACCACCGACGTGAGATCAGATGATCAGAATATTACCAGCAGTGTTATGAAACCGAGCACTTTAACCGTTACCTCACCGAGGAGGGACACGGCCGTTCAGACAG ATGACTTGAATTTCGTAATGAAGCCGTATCCCGTATCCCACTGCAAAGAGATGACCTGGAGACATCAGCACAACGCCTCTCCTGATATTCCCATAGAGTTTAAGGACCAACAGCGCAAAGCCGACGTACAGACAAATAAGTCGCACGTCCAGAGAGACAGAAATGACTCCAGCAAGGAAAACACCAACGCTTACAATGATGTTTATGATCAGTTCGCGAGAACAGAAAAGCAGGGAAAGGAGCACGGACGTAAACCAGACTGGAATAAAAACAGACCTCCGAAAAAATACATCCCAGCTTCGGAGCGGTACCCCAGGGGGCTTCAGAAGCAGAGGGAGGAGAGCAAAGTGCGGAGGCAGATAGAGCTGATGCATTTAGTGGAAAAGAATTCTTCTAATAATTTGCATTTGAGAAAAGGGAAATCTCCAGAAAAGTCTCCAACTCCCAGGGAGGAAGCCAAGATCTCTCCACATCGTGGAGACGTGAAAACTAGGCAAGAGGCCAGAAAG CAAGAAGACCGAGTCCAAACAATTGAATTAAGTTTCAAGAG ACCAGACTCTCCACCAGTCCCTGCGGTGAAGAACCGATTACACCACGCTCAGAAGAGATCCACCATTACACCCATTCCTTTAGTTCACAATGGAAACACCGTGTCCATCCAGCGACATGTCACTCCAGACCTGGAGAAATTGGAATCTGACCGACCTCCATCTTCACAATTTGTTCCGTATGTTCGGACAAAAGAGATTTACTACTTAGATCCTGACGCCCCAATGTCCAGGCCTTCAACACATGAACCTCAGCACAATCCACCAG GCAATGACCAGGAATCTCAACAAATATTCATCTCTGTTCATGCAAAAGACCCTTTGCTGAATCCTAATGTCGTCAGAAATAAGGACCGACAGCAAGCCATACTGAGGGGGTTATCAGAATTACGGAAG GGCTTGCTTCAGAAACAAAGGGAGTTGGAGACAGGGTTGATGCCCGATGTTTAA
- the CCDC66 gene encoding coiled-coil domain-containing protein 66 isoform X1, with product MNLGDGLMLETQILNGKPKLILAPYGVQEKITKQVGNKGRTHKTALKGKSPAQVLHVVQNNSAKAEQPVLKARSAVGGAPPGKSPANVLKDLENKHHDQNVQQTRLDAGRGKPVPKKISNVPKQRLQQKPPISAEELRESLVCLTQEQFQQILMTINQGSKPVTSDQTEEEKQETGEDLTENPAEEEADINLLSTSDQTRDMQTVSLFSTLGERERDKSVQEARKAQWRRELDEQVALKKKLKEADKDGINVRHRETYDRDSSVSQRTVSSDLLKNTPLNDDSTPDQEDLMLKTSTGTETSESSPLGRASSFSSPELPAAIRSAFVLGEAAPLDHPFSAVKRQQQKKWLEELNKQREEAAVRKMEEKQKLQESVQHDHWAMHFDSFKKPSPVAQNTVPFLQLENPQPSSEPLGGTVSLSANPHQPEQLETVKSTEEKDFQSQKAGFLRTMTSLLDPVQIEERDRKRVKQLEHQKAIAAQVEEKRRRKQLEDEQRLMEEQEEERRLAREREEMRQQYEEDSFKQKQKEEVLDQKTKELYQRMQKAQEEAQRLKQEQRMRHLLQKGHDISNLQKNTTGDTLYPEISSAASRTTDVRSDDQNITSSVMKPSTLTVTSPRRDTAVQTDDLNFVMKPYPVSHCKEMTWRHQHNASPDIPIEFKDQQRKADVQTNKSHVQRDRNDSSKENTNAYNDVYDQFARTEKQGKEHGRKPDWNKNRPPKKYIPASERYPRGLQKQREESKVRRQIELMHLVEKNSSNNLHLRKGKSPEKSPTPREEAKISPHRGDVKTRQEARKQEDRVQTIELSFKRPDSPPVPAVKNRLHHAQKRSTITPIPLVHNGNTVSIQRHVTPDLEKLESDRPPSSQFVPYVRTKEIYYLDPDAPMSRPSTHEPQHNPPGNDQESQQIFISVHAKDPLLNPNVVRNKDRQQAILRGLSELRKGLLQKQRELETGLMPDV from the exons GGATGGACTGATGCTTGAAACTCAGATTTTGAATGGCAAACCCAAGCTTATCTTGGCTCCCTATG ggGTGCAAGAGAAAATAACAAAACAG GTGGGTAACAAGGGAAGGACACACAAAACAGCGCTAAAAGGAAAGAGTCCGGCTCAAGTGCTGCATGTGGTACAGAACAACAGTGCCAAAGCCGAGCAGCCGGTGCTGAAAGCCAGATCTGCCGTTGGAGGAGCGCCACCGGGCAAATCTCCTGCCAATGTACTCAAGGACCTTGAAAACAAACATCATGACCAAAATGTGCAACAAACAAGGCTGGACGCCGGCAGGGGGAAGCCCGTGCCCAAAAAGATATCTAATGTGCCAAAGCAGAGACTACAGCAGAAGCCGCCAATCTCTGCTGAGGAGCTGCGGGAGAGTCTGGTGTGTCTCACCCAGGAGCAATTCCAGCAAATCCTGATGACCATTAATCAGGGCAGCAAACCTGTGACCAGCGACCAGACAG AAGAGGAGAAACAAGAAACAGGAGAAGACCTTACAGAAAACCCAGCGGAGGAGGAGGCAGACATAAATCTTCTTTCTACCAGTGACCAGACCCGTGATAT GCAAACGGTGAGCTTGTTCAGTACCCTGGGGGAGCGGGAGAGAGACAAGAGCGTGCAGGAAGCCAGGAAAGCCCAGTGGAGGAGAGAGCTGG ATGAACAAGTTGCTTTAAAGAAGAAGTTGAAGGAGGCCGATAAGGATGGAATAAATGTCCGACATCGGGAAACTTATGACAGAGACTCTTCTGTTTCCCAGAGGACAGTCTCATCTGATCTGTTAAAA AATACACCTCTCAATGATGACAGCACCCCAGACCAAGAAGATCTCATGCTGAAGACGTCCACCGGGACAGAAACCAGCGAGTCCTCACCATTAGGACGGGCTTCAAGTTTTAGCTCCCCTGAGCTTCCTGCCGCAATCCGAAGTGCATTTGTTTTAGGG gaAGCGGCTCCACTGGACCATCCTTTTAGTGCTGTCAAACGTCAGCAGCAAAAGAAATGGTTGGAGGAACTGAACAAGCAAAGGGAGGAAGCTGCCGTGCGAAAAATGGAAGAAAAGCAAAAGCTTCAAGAG AGCGTTCAGCACGATCACTGGGCAATGCATTTTGATTCTTTTAAGAAGCCGAGTCCTGTCGCTCAGAATACGGTACCATTTCTGCAGCTTGAGAATCCTCAGCCATCATCTGAGCCGCTGGGTGGTACAGTATCTCTTTCTGCAAATCCTCACCAACCGGAACAGTTAGAAACTGTGAAATCGACTGAGGAGAAGGACTTTCAAAGCCAGAAAGCTGG GTTTCTGCGTACCATGACCTCTTTATTAGACCCTGTGCAGATTGAAGAAAGGGATCGTAAGAGAGTGAAGCAACTGGAACATCAG AAAGCCATAGCGGCTCAAGTCGAAGAAAAACGCAGGAGAAAGCAGCTGGAAGATGAACAAAGGCTAATGGAAGAACAAGAGGAGGAGAGGCGACTGGCGAGAGAACGGGAAGAAATGCGACAACAGTACGAGGAAGACTCATTTAAACAGAAGCAAAAAGAA GAGGTTCTTGACCAGAAGACGAAAGAATTGTATCAAAGAATGCAGAAGGCACAAGAAGAAGCACAGCGGCtaaagcaggagcagcggatgcgcCACCTACTGCAGAAGGGACATGATATATCTAACCTACAGAAGAATACAACTG GTGACACGCTGTATCCGGAGATCAGCAGCGCTGCAAGCCGCACCACCGACGTGAGATCAGATGATCAGAATATTACCAGCAGTGTTATGAAACCGAGCACTTTAACCGTTACCTCACCGAGGAGGGACACGGCCGTTCAGACAG ATGACTTGAATTTCGTAATGAAGCCGTATCCCGTATCCCACTGCAAAGAGATGACCTGGAGACATCAGCACAACGCCTCTCCTGATATTCCCATAGAGTTTAAGGACCAACAGCGCAAAGCCGACGTACAGACAAATAAGTCGCACGTCCAGAGAGACAGAAATGACTCCAGCAAGGAAAACACCAACGCTTACAATGATGTTTATGATCAGTTCGCGAGAACAGAAAAGCAGGGAAAGGAGCACGGACGTAAACCAGACTGGAATAAAAACAGACCTCCGAAAAAATACATCCCAGCTTCGGAGCGGTACCCCAGGGGGCTTCAGAAGCAGAGGGAGGAGAGCAAAGTGCGGAGGCAGATAGAGCTGATGCATTTAGTGGAAAAGAATTCTTCTAATAATTTGCATTTGAGAAAAGGGAAATCTCCAGAAAAGTCTCCAACTCCCAGGGAGGAAGCCAAGATCTCTCCACATCGTGGAGACGTGAAAACTAGGCAAGAGGCCAGAAAG CAAGAAGACCGAGTCCAAACAATTGAATTAAGTTTCAAGAG ACCAGACTCTCCACCAGTCCCTGCGGTGAAGAACCGATTACACCACGCTCAGAAGAGATCCACCATTACACCCATTCCTTTAGTTCACAATGGAAACACCGTGTCCATCCAGCGACATGTCACTCCAGACCTGGAGAAATTGGAATCTGACCGACCTCCATCTTCACAATTTGTTCCGTATGTTCGGACAAAAGAGATTTACTACTTAGATCCTGACGCCCCAATGTCCAGGCCTTCAACACATGAACCTCAGCACAATCCACCAG GCAATGACCAGGAATCTCAACAAATATTCATCTCTGTTCATGCAAAAGACCCTTTGCTGAATCCTAATGTCGTCAGAAATAAGGACCGACAGCAAGCCATACTGAGGGGGTTATCAGAATTACGGAAG GGCTTGCTTCAGAAACAAAGGGAGTTGGAGACAGGGTTGATGCCCGATGTTTAA
- the CCDC66 gene encoding coiled-coil domain-containing protein 66 isoform X4, translated as MNLGDGLMLETQILNGKPKLILAPYGVQEKITKQVGNKGRTHKTALKGKSPAQVLHVVQNNSAKAEQPVLKARSAVGGAPPGKSPANVLKDLENKHHDQNVQQTRLDAGRGKPVPKKISNVPKQRLQQKPPISAEELRESLVCLTQEQFQQILMTINQGSKPVTSDQTDEQVALKKKLKEADKDGINVRHRETYDRDSSVSQRTVSSDLLKNTPLNDDSTPDQEDLMLKTSTGTETSESSPLGRASSFSSPELPAAIRSAFVLGEAAPLDHPFSAVKRQQQKKWLEELNKQREEAAVRKMEEKQKLQESVQHDHWAMHFDSFKKPSPVAQNTVPFLQLENPQPSSEPLGGTVSLSANPHQPEQLETVKSTEEKDFQSQKAGFLRTMTSLLDPVQIEERDRKRVKQLEHQKAIAAQVEEKRRRKQLEDEQRLMEEQEEERRLAREREEMRQQYEEDSFKQKQKEEVLDQKTKELYQRMQKAQEEAQRLKQEQRMRHLLQKGHDISNLQKNTTGDTLYPEISSAASRTTDVRSDDQNITSSVMKPSTLTVTSPRRDTAVQTDDLNFVMKPYPVSHCKEMTWRHQHNASPDIPIEFKDQQRKADVQTNKSHVQRDRNDSSKENTNAYNDVYDQFARTEKQGKEHGRKPDWNKNRPPKKYIPASERYPRGLQKQREESKVRRQIELMHLVEKNSSNNLHLRKGKSPEKSPTPREEAKISPHRGDVKTRQEARKQEDRVQTIELSFKRPDSPPVPAVKNRLHHAQKRSTITPIPLVHNGNTVSIQRHVTPDLEKLESDRPPSSQFVPYVRTKEIYYLDPDAPMSRPSTHEPQHNPPGNDQESQQIFISVHAKDPLLNPNVVRNKDRQQAILRGLSELRKGLLQKQRELETGLMPDV; from the exons GGATGGACTGATGCTTGAAACTCAGATTTTGAATGGCAAACCCAAGCTTATCTTGGCTCCCTATG ggGTGCAAGAGAAAATAACAAAACAG GTGGGTAACAAGGGAAGGACACACAAAACAGCGCTAAAAGGAAAGAGTCCGGCTCAAGTGCTGCATGTGGTACAGAACAACAGTGCCAAAGCCGAGCAGCCGGTGCTGAAAGCCAGATCTGCCGTTGGAGGAGCGCCACCGGGCAAATCTCCTGCCAATGTACTCAAGGACCTTGAAAACAAACATCATGACCAAAATGTGCAACAAACAAGGCTGGACGCCGGCAGGGGGAAGCCCGTGCCCAAAAAGATATCTAATGTGCCAAAGCAGAGACTACAGCAGAAGCCGCCAATCTCTGCTGAGGAGCTGCGGGAGAGTCTGGTGTGTCTCACCCAGGAGCAATTCCAGCAAATCCTGATGACCATTAATCAGGGCAGCAAACCTGTGACCAGCGACCAGACAG ATGAACAAGTTGCTTTAAAGAAGAAGTTGAAGGAGGCCGATAAGGATGGAATAAATGTCCGACATCGGGAAACTTATGACAGAGACTCTTCTGTTTCCCAGAGGACAGTCTCATCTGATCTGTTAAAA AATACACCTCTCAATGATGACAGCACCCCAGACCAAGAAGATCTCATGCTGAAGACGTCCACCGGGACAGAAACCAGCGAGTCCTCACCATTAGGACGGGCTTCAAGTTTTAGCTCCCCTGAGCTTCCTGCCGCAATCCGAAGTGCATTTGTTTTAGGG gaAGCGGCTCCACTGGACCATCCTTTTAGTGCTGTCAAACGTCAGCAGCAAAAGAAATGGTTGGAGGAACTGAACAAGCAAAGGGAGGAAGCTGCCGTGCGAAAAATGGAAGAAAAGCAAAAGCTTCAAGAG AGCGTTCAGCACGATCACTGGGCAATGCATTTTGATTCTTTTAAGAAGCCGAGTCCTGTCGCTCAGAATACGGTACCATTTCTGCAGCTTGAGAATCCTCAGCCATCATCTGAGCCGCTGGGTGGTACAGTATCTCTTTCTGCAAATCCTCACCAACCGGAACAGTTAGAAACTGTGAAATCGACTGAGGAGAAGGACTTTCAAAGCCAGAAAGCTGG GTTTCTGCGTACCATGACCTCTTTATTAGACCCTGTGCAGATTGAAGAAAGGGATCGTAAGAGAGTGAAGCAACTGGAACATCAG AAAGCCATAGCGGCTCAAGTCGAAGAAAAACGCAGGAGAAAGCAGCTGGAAGATGAACAAAGGCTAATGGAAGAACAAGAGGAGGAGAGGCGACTGGCGAGAGAACGGGAAGAAATGCGACAACAGTACGAGGAAGACTCATTTAAACAGAAGCAAAAAGAA GAGGTTCTTGACCAGAAGACGAAAGAATTGTATCAAAGAATGCAGAAGGCACAAGAAGAAGCACAGCGGCtaaagcaggagcagcggatgcgcCACCTACTGCAGAAGGGACATGATATATCTAACCTACAGAAGAATACAACTG GTGACACGCTGTATCCGGAGATCAGCAGCGCTGCAAGCCGCACCACCGACGTGAGATCAGATGATCAGAATATTACCAGCAGTGTTATGAAACCGAGCACTTTAACCGTTACCTCACCGAGGAGGGACACGGCCGTTCAGACAG ATGACTTGAATTTCGTAATGAAGCCGTATCCCGTATCCCACTGCAAAGAGATGACCTGGAGACATCAGCACAACGCCTCTCCTGATATTCCCATAGAGTTTAAGGACCAACAGCGCAAAGCCGACGTACAGACAAATAAGTCGCACGTCCAGAGAGACAGAAATGACTCCAGCAAGGAAAACACCAACGCTTACAATGATGTTTATGATCAGTTCGCGAGAACAGAAAAGCAGGGAAAGGAGCACGGACGTAAACCAGACTGGAATAAAAACAGACCTCCGAAAAAATACATCCCAGCTTCGGAGCGGTACCCCAGGGGGCTTCAGAAGCAGAGGGAGGAGAGCAAAGTGCGGAGGCAGATAGAGCTGATGCATTTAGTGGAAAAGAATTCTTCTAATAATTTGCATTTGAGAAAAGGGAAATCTCCAGAAAAGTCTCCAACTCCCAGGGAGGAAGCCAAGATCTCTCCACATCGTGGAGACGTGAAAACTAGGCAAGAGGCCAGAAAG CAAGAAGACCGAGTCCAAACAATTGAATTAAGTTTCAAGAG ACCAGACTCTCCACCAGTCCCTGCGGTGAAGAACCGATTACACCACGCTCAGAAGAGATCCACCATTACACCCATTCCTTTAGTTCACAATGGAAACACCGTGTCCATCCAGCGACATGTCACTCCAGACCTGGAGAAATTGGAATCTGACCGACCTCCATCTTCACAATTTGTTCCGTATGTTCGGACAAAAGAGATTTACTACTTAGATCCTGACGCCCCAATGTCCAGGCCTTCAACACATGAACCTCAGCACAATCCACCAG GCAATGACCAGGAATCTCAACAAATATTCATCTCTGTTCATGCAAAAGACCCTTTGCTGAATCCTAATGTCGTCAGAAATAAGGACCGACAGCAAGCCATACTGAGGGGGTTATCAGAATTACGGAAG GGCTTGCTTCAGAAACAAAGGGAGTTGGAGACAGGGTTGATGCCCGATGTTTAA